The Roseimicrobium gellanilyticum sequence CAATCCCGGCCTGATGCTCGCTCCCAAGGACTTCAGTCCGGAAATGCTCCGCACACAGGGAGCAAATGACTACGACTGGAAGCCGGAGCGCAGCACGAGCGGCCCCATCACCATCGTAGTAAGTGGTGCTGACAAGGCGGTGTATGTCTATCGCAATGGCAATCCCATCGGACGTGCTCCGGTCGAAATCAAAAGCGGTGGTTTTCTGGGCTCCCGCAAAGAGCTTGGCAATCACGTCTTCACCATGCTGGAGGGCGCCACCAACAAGCCCAGCTGGTGGGCCCCGGGCCGGACCGCCCGCAAGTGGATGCGTGTGACCAGCAGCGGCGCCAAGCTTGATGTTGATGACCTGGGCAAACGCCTGCGCGTGAATCCTGAATTCGCCACCAGACTTTATGACACCATTGTCCCGGGCACCACGGTCGTCGTGACGGACCAGCCCGTCGTGCGTGGCCTGGTGCGGAGCACCAAGATTCTGGAGCGTTGAGCCTCTCAGTGAGGACTATCATTCAGCAGGCCGAGAGGCAGGGATTCAGCACAGTGTCGTAAATGCGCACTGAACTGCTGCATCATGTTTCCCTACCAAAAGAACTAACCGGCTCGTACTGGAGGCATGACATGCTACATGTCCCCAGTCGAGCCGGCTATGACTGCGAATGAATCCGCTCGATTCATCCACGCATCCCCCCGAAATTACAATCCCCAGCGGCCACGCGCCTTGTCACCCACGCCTTCCCGACGATCGAGGCGGTTTTCATAGTGGTCGCCGGGACCACTCCAGTGACGGCGGTCATAACGGTTCTCCTGGCGATCGAGACGGTCTTCCGTGCGATCCACGTGCCCCGCCACACACGAGGCGAGTGTGGAGGTTGCCACGAGGACGCAGGCGAGCTGCACACATTGAATGCATTTCGTTTTCATGGTTTGTCTGGGTTGAATTGAAAAGGTCGAGACGATTGCTTGTCGAAGTCACCTCAACAGGGGCCATGCCACCTATTGCGCCTCGATGAATTTCCGGAGTTCTTGTTCATTGTCCTTGGTAAGCGAGGTCTGAATGATCCGTCCCTTCCCCGCAAAAGCCTTCAGTCCTTCCAGGACCTTGTCTGGCGTGGACTTGCGCACGAGCACAAACAGCGCAGAGGTGCCTTCTTTCAAGGTCGCTCCCAGTTCCTTCATGAACTCGTCATTGATCCCTAGATCCGTGAGCTTCCCGGAAAGTGCGCCCGAGCCGGCGCCCACAGCTGCGCCCAGCAGCGGATTGAAGAACAACATCCCAATCAGGGTTCCCCAGAAGGCCCCCCCAATCGCCCCCGTCGCAGTCAGGCTCACTGCCTGATGCAATTGCACCTTGCCCCTGGCATCACGCGTCACGACGACCGCGTCCTCCATTTCTATCAGATACTGTGCCTGCATCTTTGCGAGTGCCGCACGCATTTCAAAAGCGTCCGTTTCGTTGTTGAAGCCGATGACGATAAGGTTGCTCATGAATAAGAGAACTGGTGACAGAGGTCCAAGGTGAAAAGCGAGGGCCGCTGGGGGCGTCGCTTCGCAAAACGGCACTTTCCCAGCAGCACGTATGAGCAAGGAATTTGCCCATGCATCATCCATGTTGGCATGCGTCCACCCCGGCTTCTATGAGCCCTTGGTCGTATGAGGGTCATGCACACACCTCAGCCCCCACCATCCCACTGGTCATCTCGCGTTCACGGGCAGGTCTGGTTAGTGCCCAGTACTTTCGGCAGATGAGGCGCTCCCAGCTCTGGGAGCGCCACCGGCTCTGCGAATGAATTTCTGCACCCGTTGTCCCTTGCCTTCCGCGACATAAACAGAGCCGTCGTGGGCGACCGCGATGTCGTGCCCGAGCTGGAACTGCCCGGGCCCGGTTCCGTAAGATCCGAACGCTCTCACCACCTCGCCCGCCGCATCGAGTTCCACAGCCTTCGCACGATCGAGCTTTCCCTTGAGCTGGTCGCCTCCATCCACAGCGAAGATGTGTCCGTTCGCGGCGACGCTCACTCCATAAGGCCGCCCAATCTCGGGACCTTTCCACTCCGTGATGAAACTGCCACGTGAGTCGAAGACTTGCAGACGTGCATTGCTGCGATCACAGACAAAGACCCGCCCCTGACTGTCTGCCGCGATGCCGTGGGGAAGATTGAACTGTCCCGGTCCACTGCCCTTGGAACCCCACTCAAACTCGTAGCGCCCGGCGGCATTGAATTTCATCACTCGTGTATTGCGAAGCCGTCGCTCACGTAGAATGAGCCGTCTGGCAACACTGCGACATCTGTCGGATAGTTGAAATGTTCCTTGTCCGCCCCTGGTTTCCCCCGCTCGCCGAGCGTCAGCAAAAGGCGCCCGTCGTGACTGTACTTGAATACTTGCTGTCGCCCGACATCCGTGAGCCAGACGTTGTCTTCATAGTCCACCGTGAGCCCATGAGGCATGATAAACTCGCCCGCGCCCCATGATGCGAGCAGTTTCCCGGTACGTCCGTCGATGAAGCTGATGGTCGGCTCTTTGATGGGTTCTTCAGGAAAGGGATTGGTCCAAGCGCGGCCATTGCGGTGGAAGACAAACACATTGTCATGGGAATCAATCCCCACACCGGCACACAGGCCCAGCGACTTCCCCTCTGGCAGCGCAGGCCAGTCGCGAACGACTTCATAGCCGGAGTCTGCAGAGGCAAGGACGGCAGGCAAAAGTGCCATCATGAGGAGGAGGCGTATCATGGGAAGCGAGGGAGATGGTGGAAACGCTTCTCAAGCGACTCCCTTTTCACCTCGGACGAAGTCCCGCCTATCCCATACAGCGACATTCACACCTTGATGATCCCGCGCCGAATGGCTTCGGCAGTCGCTTGGGCGCGGTCATTCACGTTGAGCTTTTCCAGAATGTGGCTCACGTGCCGCTTCACCGTGTCCTCGGAAATCTCGAACAACGCCGCGATTTGTTTGTTGGCGTGACCGTTGGCGATGAGCGCGAGGATTTCTCGCTCACGTGAAGTGATCGTGGCACTCTGTCGCAGATTTGCGAGGCGTTGAGCGAGCTCCGCCGGCAGATATTCTCCGCCTGCGGCAACGCGCCGTAGAGCGGAGAGCAATTCATCGCGCAGGGCGGATTTTTGCACGTAGCCCGCAGCACCGGCGTCCAGCGCTGCCTGCACTTCATCGTCGCGTGCGAAGGTGGAGTACACGAGGATGCGCGCCTGCGGATCGTGGGCACGGAGCGCAGCCGTAGCCTGCACGCCGCTCAGCCCGGGAAGCTGCAAGTCCATCAAGACTACATCCGGTCGCCTGCGCTGATATGCCTGCAGCACTTCGTCACCGCGCTTTGCCTCACCGATGACCACGATGTCACTCTCGACTTCGAGTGAGGCTGACAGGCCGCTGCGCACCACAAAGTGGTCATCCACGATGAGAATGGTCAGTGGAGTACTCATGCAGAGAGAGATGCGAGGGAGATTTCCAAAGGTAATGCAATCTCCACGGTGGTCCCCTGGCCTGGGGTGGAGTGCCAACGCACAGTCGCATTGAGTTTTTCGCAGCGCTCTTCGATGCCGATGCATCCAAAGTGTCCGGCCTGGGCTCTGCGTGCCGTCGCAGGATCAAATCCGCAGCCATCATCAGCAACAGCCATCCGCAGATGCCCCTCTTCCATCTCCAGGGTGAGGTAGATATGGCGTGCGTGAGCGTGTTTCAGCGCATTGGTCACGGCCTCGCGAGCAATCATCCTCAGATGATGCACGGTAAGCGATGGCAAAGGCGGCAGGGTAGCGGATGCCTTCAAGGTGAGAGCGGGGTCGCAGCCGCAGGGATGCTCCTCCACGATGGTGCGCAAGGCCGCGGCGATATCCGCCAGCTCCGGCGCAGGCTCTCTCAACTCCGAGACGAGACTGCGCGTCTCGGCCTGCATTTGCGAGATCAAACGACGCGAGGCCCGCAAGAGCTGGCCATTCTTCTCATCAATGCCGCGCGCCTGCACGCCTTCGATCCGGAGCGCGAGACCGGTGAGCCCCTGCTCCAGCGTGTCATGAAATTCACGGGCGATCCGCTGCCGCTCTTCGAGCGTGGCTTCATGCTCGATCTGACGTCGCAGCACTCGTGTCTGCCGTCGCACTTGCTGGCGCAACGCGACAATCCAAAGGCTGGCAAGCATCACTACCAACAGCAGCACCCCCACCGCGAGCACAAGCCGTTGCGTCGTCCACCAGCCAGGCGTGTCGAGCATCGTCACATCATCGGCCACGCGGCACCGCAAGCTCACCGAGCGCGGCCGTAGTTCCACCCCTGAAGCGGTATTCGACTCGACCATGCAAATGCCCGTGACTCGCATACGCGCTCCCGCTGGCAGCTCCTTGTCCAGCGGCGGCACTCTGGCGCGGATGGTCCTGCCATGATCCTGCAACACCAGCACATCCCCCTCTTCCGCCCGGAAGTGGCCGGACAGAACCGCTGTCACCGCGACGAGATCATTGTCATGGGCGCCACGCAAAAGCTCGTCAGCACTTACTTCGACCGCAGATGGCGACTGCCCGGGCTCTTGCCGTGCAACGTTGGCGCTGACCAACGAGGCGCTGAAACGCTCCATCCTCGGGAAACCAATGACCTCGATACGGGCGCCGATGCTCAGCGACGTTGAAGGGA is a genomic window containing:
- a CDS encoding DUF1269 domain-containing protein, giving the protein MSNLIVIGFNNETDAFEMRAALAKMQAQYLIEMEDAVVVTRDARGKVQLHQAVSLTATGAIGGAFWGTLIGMLFFNPLLGAAVGAGSGALSGKLTDLGINDEFMKELGATLKEGTSALFVLVRKSTPDKVLEGLKAFAGKGRIIQTSLTKDNEQELRKFIEAQ
- a CDS encoding response regulator, with the protein product MSTPLTILIVDDHFVVRSGLSASLEVESDIVVIGEAKRGDEVLQAYQRRRPDVVLMDLQLPGLSGVQATAALRAHDPQARILVYSTFARDDEVQAALDAGAAGYVQKSALRDELLSALRRVAAGGEYLPAELAQRLANLRQSATITSREREILALIANGHANKQIAALFEISEDTVKRHVSHILEKLNVNDRAQATAEAIRRGIIKV
- a CDS encoding sensor histidine kinase → MNAPGRNVVHRLCFCIVAILGISTASGAETTLTTAREVRSLTPEAAVRRLPVELQGTVVFIEGPNGAVVIQDETAGTYFLGRNERSLRVGDEVAVKGTTIPGSYLPGIELIQYEKKGSKELPPAVSATYADFAAGRYFFQRVAVEGIVQTVTATPDESRSILLLAMGSDVLEVRICAPPDERLLVDSRVRIECLASGGINQRRQLVQPIAWLHDWSGLQMLEPAPLESAVPVISGSRLLAFSASGTDGHRVRVAGTVLASYPDGQVFIRDEATALRVQLLPSTSLSIGARIEVIGFPRMERFSASLVSANVARQEPGQSPSAVEVSADELLRGAHDNDLVAVTAVLSGHFRAEEGDVLVLQDHGRTIRARVPPLDKELPAGARMRVTGICMVESNTASGVELRPRSVSLRCRVADDVTMLDTPGWWTTQRLVLAVGVLLLVVMLASLWIVALRQQVRRQTRVLRRQIEHEATLEERQRIAREFHDTLEQGLTGLALRIEGVQARGIDEKNGQLLRASRRLISQMQAETRSLVSELREPAPELADIAAALRTIVEEHPCGCDPALTLKASATLPPLPSLTVHHLRMIAREAVTNALKHAHARHIYLTLEMEEGHLRMAVADDGCGFDPATARRAQAGHFGCIGIEERCEKLNATVRWHSTPGQGTTVEIALPLEISLASLSA